In Candidatus Defluviilinea proxima, a single genomic region encodes these proteins:
- a CDS encoding DsbA family oxidoreductase, with product MDFKLTIFSDYIUPWCYVGQGVVERLKEEYNVDVEWRPFYLRPDTPPEGLELPSYIQQARANGSEERLASIARAYGMGFRSTDRIYNTRLAHEATEYAREQGKANEFHKIVFRLVYVEGKDPNQWDVLRSAAQEAGLDGEAMQRDVESGKYTEPVKEQVQWAHQVGVSGVPTYVINDRYALVGAQPYEVFKNALAQIMNQK from the coding sequence ATGGATTTCAAATTAACCATTTTCTCTGACTATATATGACCATGGTGCTATGTCGGCCAGGGTGTGGTCGAGAGGTTGAAAGAAGAATATAATGTGGATGTAGAGTGGCGTCCTTTCTATTTACGCCCCGATACACCGCCGGAAGGACTGGAACTCCCCAGCTATATTCAGCAGGCGCGGGCGAACGGTTCAGAGGAGCGACTGGCTTCTATCGCACGTGCTTATGGTATGGGCTTCCGATCCACAGATCGAATTTATAATACGCGCCTCGCACACGAAGCAACTGAATATGCGAGAGAGCAAGGCAAAGCGAATGAGTTCCACAAGATCGTATTTCGCCTTGTCTATGTGGAAGGAAAAGACCCCAACCAGTGGGATGTCCTTCGAAGCGCGGCACAGGAAGCAGGTCTCGATGGCGAAGCGATGCAAAGGGATGTGGAAAGTGGGAAATATACAGAGCCGGTGAAGGAACAGGTACAATGGGCACATCAGGTCGGAGTCTCCGGCGTGCCAACGTATGTGATCAATGACCGGTATGCACTGGTGGGCGCACAGCCGTATGAAGTATTCAAAAACGCGCTGGCGCAGATCATGAATCAAAAGTAG
- a CDS encoding Type 1 glutamine amidotransferase-like domain-containing protein, which yields MAMMGHLLLEGGAEFGRRMRDPDLRAIELAGGFDVPLRIIPTAAAPDHNYDNAGGIGTRWFRGLGVRDVASLKIIDKPSANNEEFASSLRSAKMIYMLGGFTHYLGQTLKDSITWKASLDAYKNGAVIAGSSAGAMVMCQFYYDPSSGTVVEGLNLIPNALVLPHHDTFGKRWAPKLMQEIPNVTLIGVDEQTGMLDDGPNNTWTVHGRGGVTLYRNGHTETHKAGKAFSI from the coding sequence ATGGCAATGATGGGACATTTACTTTTAGAAGGCGGCGCGGAATTTGGCAGGCGGATGCGTGACCCTGATCTGCGCGCCATCGAACTGGCGGGCGGATTCGACGTTCCGCTTCGCATCATCCCGACGGCTGCTGCGCCAGATCATAACTACGACAACGCTGGAGGTATTGGCACGCGCTGGTTTAGGGGTCTCGGCGTCAGGGATGTGGCCTCCCTCAAGATCATAGACAAGCCGAGCGCAAACAATGAAGAGTTCGCAAGTTCTTTGCGCTCGGCAAAAATGATCTACATGCTCGGGGGCTTCACTCATTATCTCGGTCAAACACTCAAAGACAGCATCACATGGAAGGCTTCGCTTGATGCTTACAAAAACGGAGCCGTCATCGCAGGCTCAAGCGCGGGTGCGATGGTGATGTGTCAGTTCTATTATGACCCCAGTTCAGGGACAGTTGTAGAAGGGTTGAATCTCATTCCCAATGCACTCGTCCTGCCGCATCACGATACTTTTGGTAAACGCTGGGCGCCCAAACTTATGCAAGAAATCCCAAATGTGACCTTGATCGGCGTCGACGAACAGACCGGCATGTTGGATGATGGCCCAAACAACACATGGACAGTTCACGGGCGCGGCGGAGTGACACTGTATAGAAATGGTCACACAGAAACACACAAAGCGGGGAAAGCGTTTTCGATCTAG
- a CDS encoding NUDIX domain-containing protein has product MRAKFPVTVHLFFFREKQILLLRRFNTGYCDGEYSVPAGHLDGGETVSGAAAREAEEEIGVRIEAGDLRFSSVMHRIEGDERVDFFVQVQKWSGEPFNAEPDKCDELRWVDMNSLPENTIPYVRRAIENYLNGVTFNEFGWQ; this is encoded by the coding sequence ATGCGTGCAAAGTTCCCTGTCACAGTACACTTGTTTTTCTTTCGGGAAAAACAAATTTTGTTGTTGCGTCGCTTCAACACAGGCTATTGCGATGGTGAATACAGCGTCCCTGCGGGGCATTTGGATGGCGGTGAAACTGTCAGTGGCGCGGCGGCTCGTGAGGCAGAGGAAGAGATCGGGGTCCGTATTGAGGCGGGCGATCTTCGCTTCTCCTCCGTTATGCATCGCATCGAAGGCGATGAACGTGTGGACTTTTTTGTCCAAGTCCAAAAGTGGAGCGGAGAGCCGTTCAATGCTGAGCCTGATAAATGCGACGAACTGCGTTGGGTGGATATGAACTCATTGCCCGAGAATACAATCCCCTATGTGCGGCGCGCAATTGAGAATTATTTGAATGGTGTTACGTTCAATGAGTTTGGATGGCAATGA
- a CDS encoding cytochrome P450, which produces MTTLDTLQANTQLPPPPLVPGLPLLGSALDFLNRPMEFFLDCYHKYGPIFRITAANQKYVVIAGLEANRFFSQDKDEIFSSEPLFGEFAQQMGSANFMVAIDGAPHRHMRKVMQRGYSKSGLAPHLNNMASLTYQAAHSWTPGKTIFARDAFQRLVTEQLGTALTRHSSSEHFEAIRIYLGTLLNVLAIKRQPRLMLSLPRYLNARKKVTEFARQVLEEHRQSPNPEAPDLVDDLLAAVDWKGNPLTEDDLLAATIGPFFAGMDTVANTMGFMVYAIIKHPEVYEAIQKEVDEHFADGIPPYQDLPKLQALYAATIETLRRYPVAPFTPRGVSQPFDFAGHHVEAGQEIIIVNGLTHYLPEFFPEPWKFDITRYIEPRREHKQGQGVFAPYTLGPHTCLGAGVAEVQLMVTVGALLRAVKLELETPDYEIKTKLMPIPGPDPKFKLRVVEHRKI; this is translated from the coding sequence ATGACCACACTGGATACTTTACAAGCGAACACGCAATTACCCCCGCCTCCATTGGTGCCAGGCCTGCCGCTATTGGGCAGTGCGCTCGATTTCCTCAATCGCCCGATGGAGTTTTTCCTTGATTGTTATCACAAGTACGGGCCGATCTTTCGCATCACGGCCGCCAATCAAAAATATGTAGTGATCGCGGGCCTCGAAGCGAATCGTTTCTTTTCACAGGATAAGGATGAGATCTTTTCGAGCGAACCGCTGTTCGGTGAATTTGCTCAACAGATGGGTTCAGCCAATTTCATGGTGGCGATCGATGGCGCTCCGCATCGTCATATGCGCAAGGTGATGCAACGCGGCTATTCCAAAAGCGGACTTGCTCCGCACCTCAACAACATGGCAAGCCTCACCTATCAGGCCGCCCACTCATGGACGCCCGGCAAAACCATCTTTGCACGCGATGCATTCCAACGTCTTGTCACTGAGCAATTAGGTACAGCGCTCACCCGTCATTCTTCCAGTGAACACTTCGAAGCCATTCGCATTTACCTGGGCACTCTGCTCAACGTACTTGCCATCAAGCGCCAGCCGCGTCTCATGCTTTCTCTACCGCGTTATTTGAACGCGCGTAAAAAAGTAACAGAATTCGCAAGGCAAGTGCTCGAGGAACATCGCCAATCGCCGAACCCCGAAGCCCCTGACCTCGTGGATGATCTGCTGGCTGCTGTGGATTGGAAAGGTAACCCACTCACCGAAGATGATCTGCTGGCCGCTACGATCGGTCCGTTCTTTGCGGGCATGGATACTGTTGCCAACACGATGGGCTTCATGGTGTATGCGATCATCAAACATCCCGAAGTGTATGAAGCGATCCAAAAAGAAGTGGATGAACACTTCGCTGACGGCATTCCTCCCTATCAGGATCTTCCCAAACTACAGGCCTTATACGCCGCCACAATAGAGACGCTTCGTCGCTACCCGGTAGCTCCATTCACTCCGAGAGGAGTGAGTCAACCCTTTGACTTTGCCGGGCATCATGTGGAGGCTGGACAGGAGATCATCATTGTCAACGGTCTCACACATTACCTGCCAGAGTTCTTCCCTGAACCTTGGAAGTTCGACATTACCCGCTACATTGAACCACGCAGAGAACACAAACAGGGACAAGGCGTCTTCGCGCCGTATACATTAGGTCCGCATACATGCCTTGGCGCAGGCGTAGCTGAAGTGCAATTGATGGTGACCGTAGGTGCCTTACTGCGTGCCGTCAAATTGGAATTGGAAACGCCCGATTACGAGATCAAGACCAAACTCATGCCCATCCCCGGGCCAGACCCGAAGTTCAAACTCCGTGTAGTGGAACATCGGAAGATATAA